A DNA window from Daucus carota subsp. sativus chromosome 3, DH1 v3.0, whole genome shotgun sequence contains the following coding sequences:
- the LOC108213123 gene encoding fatty acyl-CoA reductase 2, chloroplastic, producing MGTVSLNLFPIISSRQKLNRNRVSTDQRLLRKKSITDTSLRVNQISAKISSLYSCAYNGKNSGVLEKDSVSLTDGQLNSEMHDDGIGIVDFFCGKKLLITGATGFLAKVLVEKILRTMPEVDTIFLLIKAKDEEAAMERLMNEIIKTELFKCLREKHGMLFENFILSKLVPVVGDMRKTNIGIEEEVANRIATEVDVIINSAATTTFDERFDVALDINTKGAARIVNFAKKCEKLKLYVHVSTAYASRQRQGKIIEESFGKGHYVVSGAGKNEAPDKHVLGLNIQAEIKLASEMVESSKENEMDRNLKDLGMRRAQKYGWQNTYSLTKAMGEMVVEDTKGELPVIIIRPSIIESTLREPFSGWIEGNRMMDPIILLYGKGKLPGFFSNPDMALDVVPADIVVNSTLAAIAKHGGKESKVEDNNSNDHVYQITSSVANPLITRDLLDLAFQHFSLSPCFDREGNPIQISAFKFFSSIEDLLSDMKSTSSNDEISPRQEIIRRKSIEHFKYMANLYQPYTFFDGRFDNNKVEKLLECLSEEERKDFGFDVSSIDWEDYITRVHFHGVRKHVMKETALK from the exons ATGGGAACTGTTTCATTGAATCTCTTTCCTATAATTTCCAGTAGGCAAAAACTAAACAGAAATAGAGTTTCTACTGATCAAAGATTGTTGAGAAAGAAGAGCATTACTGATACTTCCCTTCGTGTTAATCAGATCTCCGCAAAAATTTCTTCTCTTTATTCGTGTGCATATAATGGGAAGAACAGTGGTGTGCTTGAAAAGGACTCGGTATCGCTTACTGATGGTCAGCTAAATTCAGAAATGCATGATGATGGGATTGGAATTGTCGATTTTTTTTGTGGGAAGAAGCTTCTTATTACTGGTGCAACTGGATTCTTAGCAAAAG TTCTTGTGGAGAAGATTCTGAGGACAATGCCAGAGGTGGATACGATATTTCTGCTGATTAAAGCCAAGGATGAGGAGGCTGCAATGGAAAGATTAATGAATGAA ATTATAAAAACAGAGCTCTTCAAGTGTTTACGAGAGAAGCATGGAAtgctatttgaaaattttatattgagCAAGCTGGTGCCTGTGGTTGGAGATATGCGCAAAACAAATATAGGCATCGAGGAAGAGGTAGCTAATCGCATAGCAACAGAAGTGGACGTGATCATCAATTCTGCAGCCACTACAACATTTGACGAAAG GTTTGATGTGGCTCTTGATATTAACACAAAAGGAGCTGCACGGATTGTAAATTTTGCTAAGAAGTGTGAGAAGCTCAAGTTGTACGTGCATGTATCAACAG CTTATGCTTCTAGACAGAGACAAGGAAAGATTATTGAAGAATCATTCGGTAAGGGGCATTATGTAGTAAGCGGTGCAGGTAAGAATGAAGCACCAGATAAACATGTACTTGGCTTGAATATTCAAGCTGAAATAAAGCTTGCATCAGAAATGGTAGAATCTTCTAAGGAAAACGAAATGGATCGAAATCTCAAGGATTTGGGCATGAGAAG GGCACAGAAATATGGGTGGCAGAACACGTATTCGTTAACCAAAGCAATGGGCGAAATGGTAGTCGAAGATACAAAAGGAGAACTACCTGTAATCATAATTCGGCCTAGTATTATCGAAAGCACTTTAAGAGAACCATTTTCGGGTTGGATAGAAGGTAACAG GATGATGGATCCAATTATCCTCTTGTATGGAAAAGGGAAGCTCCCTGGTTTCTTTTCAAATCCTGATATGGCTCTGGATGTG GTACCGGCTGACATTGTTGTCAATTCAACATTAGCCGCCATAGCAAAACATGGAGGCAAAGAAAGTAAAGTAGAAGACAACAATTCAAATGATCATGTGTACCAAATTACTTCATCTGTTGCAAATCCTTTGATAACCCGGGATCTGCTGGACCTGGCCTTTCAGCATTTTAGCCTAAGTCCTTGCTTTGATCGCGAGGGAAATCCAATCCAAATTTCAGCATTCAAGTTCTTCTCCTCTATAGAAGATTTGTTGTCCGACATGAAGAGCACTAGCAGCAATGATGAGATTTCTCCCAGACAGGAAATTATTCGTAGAAAATCAATAGAACATTTTAAGTACATGGCTAATCTGTACCAACCCTACACCTTCTTCGATGGAAG GTTTGATAATAACAAAGTCGAGAAACTATTGGAGTGCTTGTctgaagaagaaagaaaagattTTGGATTCGATGTAAGCTCCATAGACTGGGAAGATTACATTACAAGGGTCCATTTTCACGGTGTCAGGAAGCATGTTATGAAGGAGACAGCCCTCAAGTAG